taagtgtgATAAAGCGACAGATTGAAGTATAAACTTGAATGAATGTTGTCTTAGGTCGTACATagaatacagttaaaaaaaaaaaaaaaaaaaaaaaaaaaaaaaaacgccgattttttttttggaagctGGGAATTTAACATCCCTTTTTAGAAAAGTGTCGGTAAGAAACTGTTATGCTCCCTTGAAAGAAagtttattaatgattattaagGCCCgaattttgatgacatttgcatttttggacattttttgtcttttagagcatttttttagatttatagggcatttttctttaaattttggggcatattttgcatttcttaaagttttttgttaattttttccaatttttattattttttatcaattttcattattacactggcttccaaacaatgaagaaaatctataggatattaacaggtgaagcaaaatcttttcaaattgaagaagaattgtcagtaagtgagaccgtctttttcaagtacgcacctataacatcagtagacgttgaaagaagcttctgcaggaatgaaaatttactttcagacaagagacgctcgtttacatttcaaattatcaaaaaacatttaataatccaatgtaattctgatatttagtaatattatgagatggaagttgttatatccattaaagtttctatacaaaataaaaatattttggtgtcaatatattttcctttttttgttattttaggatataaaacatatttttcaaactttaatgaacgtagaacaagtattgcattgctttatattttttaaatgactcataataattttaaagagcaaaaaatttttttaattcaatatttttactttatctaaggcattttttgcatttttaaggacattttttgtcctttttaaaggcattttttgcacattttaagggcattagttgagattttttaggtcatcaaaatccgggctctaatgATTATGCTATACATTTCAGAGATGAAGACTGCTTTCGCGATGCTTGATAAAAATCAAGATGGCCGGGTCAATCTGAATGATATAAAGCACATGTTGGAAAATCTAGGGATCAAGGTGGCCGACACAGTCCTACAATCACTCATCAGAGAAGTAAGCAAAAATGGTGAGTCGTCTTTGTATATCTTCTGTGGAAGACGGGCCCGAAATGCCCATCCCTTacgtttatttttcacattccttgtaaaaaaaaaaagtgaaacttttttaCCCGCTCAAGATTCCCTTTTGTAGTAAATGGTGCATGTTATATCTGTCGTGTCAAAAAGTCTATGTTCCCGCAACAagtatcaaattaataattaaattttaaaaaaagaagtctaGAACGCCTTTGTTTTAAGCTAGGAATGGTTTTTAAGCTTCAAATGTCATCAAACTTACCTGTATATTAGTTACGCTCCTTTTGTGTATCAAACATagcaataagaaatattttgcgaGCCTATACACTGTTTTTAATGGTAAATATGCAGAATTTGTGAGAaacgaaaggaaaaaaaaaagtaataagtacagtagattttttgaaataataaaagtttcattcaaaatatttaaaaaaatatattttaaatataaatagatattgAATTTGTTTAGGATAGTTATAACCTATATTCCCGGGATAGTAGGGCGCAGGATTCACGTtcgaagactccccatgtagtaaatggtgcaggttaaatctgtcgagtcacagaGCCCTCCGTGTTACCACatcaaattatacctctgggggtactgagtTAGAGATGGATCGTTGCCCGGTTCAAGTTAAAGTTACGAtcagtggatgaataaatggatgtattAATGTGTCCGCCCTGTAAACGGGCTGTGACTTGTGTGtgactgaagtcgtattcttggccatagatggagttggcaatctaataaatattagattttcctCGCAGATTCAGTGAGTGAAGAAGATTTCCTTTCATGGATGGCCAGTGTCACTCAGAAAGGACAAGAAGACGATCTCATGGAAGATTTGATGGCAGCTTTCAGAGTGTTCGATAAGGACGGGAATGGATTCATTACACGggtaattatttcatttttaaaagaaactcaaacaaatTTCACACAATGTAATGCTTCGTAATTGtactaatgaataaatttagacaaaattaaacaatggtaaaatgaaatgtttataataaatgaaaaataatgcttcCATTGgaatttaaaggagaaaaatttgCAACTCAAAATTGttcataagtttattttcaacaaaatttttccaTCGGACAgtgcaaaaatgaaataacgaCATGATCCTtacattaagagaaaaaaaaaatagtacggCGAGTAATCTGTATACGGCTCCTAAGTTCGAACTATTGTACgtttgcaatttttaagaattataaagctttattaaaaaatatgtaaaaatgacATAATCATTCCAAATTTCAAAgcgtataaaaataatacaatttaaagtttttgaatttaataagcattctcataattgattaaaataagctAATAATAATCGCTAAAAGGATTGGCAGTAACCTGAAAATAGAGTGCAATATGGTTTTTAGATGATACCAACTTATAGTAGGTAGGTACTTCATTTCAACGAACTAGctctgcacaatgggctattggcgacggtctgggaaacatccgcaaggatgatccgaagacgtgcCTTCGcaatttgatcctctgcagaggggatggctcacTTGATttagtagcccgacgacctacgcgtgaagtcgagcactttacggtagaacagtttaacaaagaTCGATACCGAGCaccttcggtccctacgcaagCTGATCAATatgatcacccacccgcttactgaccgcagctagtgatgcttgacttcgatgttCTACGATCAGCCCACCGTAGGACCCGAAGAAGtagaaattacttaatttactaTTCTAAACACTAAGCGTAATCATTACAGATCCCTGATTTCAGGGTTTGGTACAGTCGAATccggaattattttttatttttttcttcttttttaagaatttttttcttttttaagaatcttttttcatttgaaaatgaaattcatttttcttaaacatgcattttgagctgtgtcttTGGAATGAAGAACAGGCAtggagcatttttaaaatggttattacaaacaaatgaatgaatattttattaaaaggatGAGCTGAAGATGGCGATGGAAATAATAGGAGAGACAATGACAGAAAGTCAACTGGATGAAATGCTTCATGCAACGGATATCGATCAAGATGGAAGAATCAATTACGAAGGTAAGGATCATCCTGCACTGACTCTTCGGGAGAAAATCCTTGTGCTCTAGCATGAGCTACATTGAGCAAACTATAccagttttaattgctggaaaaacctAGGAATTAAAATGGAATTGCTGAACATACTTAGATAATGCAActttgagccgcgatggcccaggggatagagagttcgcctttcaatgacgtgaaccgggttcgaatatcggcgatggctggtcgatccgaattctgcatccggcttgcacccatcacagtgctgacgtgaaatatccccagtggtagacgaatcatgggttagagtccccttgccctCAGGCTTACCGTGGGAGCTTGGCATGgtcttcctcaccatgtaacgcaaatgggggtgagttccatcgaaaaatccttcaagaaggcaaatttctccaaatactcgatccaagagttcccttgtcttctggatggggtTTAAAacgacaaggctacggagttgaacttgagtagtcataaacccaaaacattgggtaggctgttcaacgacggttataaaaaagaaatgctacAGTAGATAAAATAGTTTAGAGTAGCAGAAATATCTTCCTTAAAtactttgagtggtcaccattcTTTAAAAGGcgaacataaaaaatgaaattcccaGTACTTTCCCAGCTTGcaaagaaaaactcaaaattccctGTTAATATTCATGTTCTACCTGTGGAGTGGCCAGCCAGATAAAGATCAAgacaaaagtacatttttctccctttaaaaatgaaagggtTTCAAGTTCATTTGAAAGATACCTTTAAGTATTTTATGGGGTCCAGTATTATCAGATgctttatacatttattaatgacCTACAACACTGAAGCACAGCAGGCAAAAGAGCCTATCTTTACACATAAGTAATTCTAAGAAGgaccaaaattattttgaatttatacttTCAAACTGCAGAAGGCAGCTATGCATTAtgtctatgaaaaaaaaaatttcagacgaTTCCTATTGATTCGTTTGTAAAATGACCTCTTAGATCCAAATAGTCCCACCTCTATTCtgtgaattaataattttttaatgagattgcaacacaggaaaaaaaaatgttttaagagttaaatttcttttggggggggggataaaaaaaagttgtaatatGCAGGGAGATTTTGGGGGGGGGTGAGCTCTCTTAAATtgcgaaggaaaaaaaataccattaaaaactatcattttgGGCAAGGGTGTGCAACCTTTTTAAGAAAAGGGCCACTTGTACAGCAGGTTGACCAATGAACGGTTGCATGCCTAAACATGTTGAttgtaattatgataatttttatatagtaacGTCATTGTTTtagatactaaattttttttatcagtcaaccttattaaaaaataccaagttttttaaatactaaaattcattaataccTAAAGGACTCCCagctgatattattaaaaaaaacaaataataatttttcctttcaatcaaaaagtagatttatcataaaaaatagtgtatttatttaaaatcatattacataatacaaaagtttatttaataagaaactaGCTGTTCTGTTTGTcgtataaaagtaaaataaatattttgttgagtaatgtaaatgcaaattaaatattttaattaaagaaatttaagagctgactaaaaggatttaaaatgaagaaaaaaaaaacattatagcttataaattttactttaataataactttgggaaaaataatttgaggacattcgtattttaaagaattagttaaggctttattaatgttaaatcttaaatggttttttaagccacaaaaaaattagaaataaattgaacaaaaataggGAACAGTTGTTTTACCCACATCTCAATTTTCGTTGtcataatattgtataaaaaatatcgagatttttaaaaaactatatggaaATGAGTAGCAATAATTGCCTCCCAAAAAATACTATAGTACAATAGATTGAATACgaaatcaaagtaaataaagacGATGTGAAATACGCAAATCCTgatataataatgtattaaaaatattgggattttCACAACTATGCAGAAAAACGTGGCAATAActgcaacttaaaaaaaaaaaaagaaaaccgaaaaataaataacttggaTTAACGACTAAATGGACATTAATAAAGcatgtcaaaaattattattaaaatgagcGAATTAAAACTCGAAagcttgtaaaaatatattaaaaatactgatatttCCAGAACCACGCGGAAAAGTGTAGCAGctaaaaattccttatatttgtgataaaattggCACAAATAAAGATCTCATTTCATTGTCTTATTTGAGTGTCATAATAAtactacataataaaaatatctggaTTTTCAATACACTGTGGAAATACGGAGCAATAACAACTGAAAATGAAATTGGAGATGCAATAAAACACAGCAAAAGTGATTATCAAAATGCGCAATTTCAAACTctatttttgattcaatatgAAACTAAAGTTGtattaatggaattaaaaatatcaagattttgaaaattaatctgaCAATAAATGCCAAAAACAGGATGAATAGTCACTTAGATTAATGATAAAATGGACATAAATAAAgctcttcaaaaatttataagattattttgaaattttttactgatttcgtaatttgaaatatagtttCTGCATTAATTACTGAGTAGAAGTGGTAATCattgaagat
This window of the Parasteatoda tepidariorum isolate YZ-2023 chromosome 4, CAS_Ptep_4.0, whole genome shotgun sequence genome carries:
- the LOC107439271 gene encoding calcium-binding protein E63-1-like isoform X1, with the translated sequence MDGSKKSSLSESQVREMKTAFAMLDKNQDGRVNLNDIKHMLENLGIKVADTVLQSLIREVSKNDSVSEEDFLSWMASVTQKGQEDDLMEDLMAAFRVFDKDGNGFITRDELKMAMEIIGETMTESQLDEMLHATDIDQDGRINYEEFVKILL
- the LOC107439271 gene encoding calcium-binding protein E63-1-like isoform X2; translated protein: MKTAFAMLDKNQDGRVNLNDIKHMLENLGIKVADTVLQSLIREVSKNDSVSEEDFLSWMASVTQKGQEDDLMEDLMAAFRVFDKDGNGFITRDELKMAMEIIGETMTESQLDEMLHATDIDQDGRINYEEFVKILL